A single window of Neurospora crassa OR74A linkage group VII, whole genome shotgun sequence DNA harbors:
- a CDS encoding cleavage and polyadenylylation specificity factor codes for MFSFCPLQGALSDSSASQSLLELDGGVKILIDVGWDETFDVEKLKELGKQAPTLSLILLTHATVPHLAAYAHCCKHFPPFQRIPVYATRPVIDLGRTLTQDLYASTPLAATTISSASLAEVSYASGYSQAASAENTFLLQPPTPEEITKYFSLIQPLKYSQPHQPLPSPFSPPLNGLTITAYNSGRTLGGTIWHIQHGLESIVYAVDWNQARENVFAGAAWLGGNHGGAGGTQVIEQLRKPTALVCSSRTPDAALPRAKRDEQLMESIKLCIARGGTVLIPVDSSARVLELSYLLEHAWRKEVAKDNDVFKSAKLFLAGRTISSTMKNARSMLEWMDDSIIREFEAFADESRRNNRRDEGNHQTGPGPFDFKYLRLLERKAQIDKILQQSDDAEPRAKVILASDTSLDWGFSKDILKSIAADARNLVILTEKPNLEPNQKPSISRTLWEWWKERRDGVATERTSNGDTFEQVYAGNRELEIETAERKGLEGDELNVYQQWLATQRQLQATLQSGGTNLLEAPGDVLDDADSDTDSESEGSDTEQQGKALNIANTMAQASRKKVVLRDEDLGVTILIKKENVYDFNVRGTKGRDRMFPVAMRRRRADEFGELIRPEDYLRAEEREDAENQEAGQVNTNNQEPEGLGKKRKWEDIGTAGRGRGGAGPNKRPHHHDRRRLSAGEADAAPFSENGPAGDDLSDLEDEEDETLNGPAKLVVTKETIPVRLRIAFVDFSGLHDKRSLTMLIPLIQPRKLVLVAGGKDETLALASDVKKLLTAQSTGTESAIEVLTPAVGTTVDASVDTNAWVLKLADPLVKGLKWQNVRGLGIVTVTGLLLPGGEFQPIEVGDGDGDAAKRQKLEDSSETPTTSTALVKTGTKHLSHHRLPPHTGPRPANPGLLVTFTSRPTSTRRRTTSRRLASGHAQRRPQGRVQGRRNAVD; via the coding sequence ATGTTCAGCTTCTGCCCGCTCCAGGGCGCCCTCTCCGACTCGTCAGCCTCCCAGTCGCTGCTGGAGCTCGACGGCGGCGTCAAGATCCTGATCGATGTCGGCTGGGACGAGACCTTTGACGTCGAAAAGCTCAAGGAGCTCGGCAAGCAAGCACCGACTCTgtccctcatcctcctcacccacGCCACCGTCCCCCATCTGGCCGCCTACGCCCACTGCTGCAAGCACTTCCCACCCTTCCAGCGCATTCCCGTCTATGCGACGCGCCCCGTCATCGATCTCGGCCGTACCCTGACACAGGATCTCTATGCCTCGACGCCCctggccgccaccaccatatCATCGGCCTCGCTCGCCGAAGTGTCGTATGCCTCGGGATACTCCCAGGCCGCCTCCGCCGAAaacaccttcctcctccagccaCCCACTCCCGAAGAGATCACAAAGTACTTTTCTCTAATCCAGCCGTTAAAGTACTCTCAGCCACATCAACCGCTGCCGTCGCCCTTCTCCCCGCCTCTGAACGGACTCACCATTACCGCCTACAACTCGGGCCGCACCCTCGGAGGAACCATATGGCACATTCAGCATGGCTTGGAGTCGATTGTCTACGCCGTCGACTGGAACCAGGCCCGCGAGAACGTGTTTGCCGGCGCTGCTTGGCTAGGTGGAAACCATGGTGGTGCCGGAGGTACACAGGTGATTGAGCAGTTGCGCAAGCCAACCGCCCTGGTATGCAGCAGTCGTACTCCAGACGCCGCCCTACCGCGTGCCAAGCGTGACGAACAACTTATGGAGTCGATCAAGCTGTGTATTGCCAGAGGTGGTACCGTCCTTATCCCCGTCGACTCGAGCGCCAGAGTATTAGAGCTGTCATACCTTCTCGAGCACGCCTGGAGAAAAGAGGTCGCCAAGGACAATGACGTCTTCAAATCCGCCAAGCTGTTCCTTGCCGGACGcaccatcagcagcaccatGAAGAATGCCAGGAGCATGTTGGAGTGGATGGACGACAGCATCATCAGGGAGTTTGAAGCCTTTGCGGATGAATCGAGGAGGAATAACAGGCGGGATGAGGGTAATCACCAGACCGGGCCAGGACCATTCGACTTCAAATACTTGAGGCTACTCGAGCGCAAGGCACAGATCGACAAGATCCTGCAACAGTCGGACGATGCCGAACCAAGAGCCAAGGTGATTCTCGCCAGCGACACGAGCCTGGACTGGGGTTTCTCCAAGGATATCCTCAAGTCCATTGCCGCTGATGCGCGCAACTTGGTCATTCTAACGGAAAAGCCCAACTTGGAGCCGAACCAAAAACCATCTATTTCGAGGACACTATGGGAGTGGTGGAAAGAGAGAAGGGACGGTGTGGCGACAGAACGCACAAGCAACGGTGACACCTTCGAGCAGGTCTATGCCGGTAACCGCGAGTTGGAGATCGAAACCGCCGAACGAAAGGGGCTTGAAGGTGATGAGCTAAACGTGTATCAACAATGGCTGGCAACCCAACGGCAGCTACAAGCTACCCTACAGAGCGGTGGCACCAATCTATTAGAAGCACCGGGAGATGTCCTTGACGACGCTGATTCCGACACCGATAGCGAGTCAGAAGGCTCTGACACGGAGCAACAAGGAAAGGCTCTAAATATCGCAAACACAATGGCCCAAGCAAGTCGTAAGAAGGTAGTATTGAGGGACGAGGACCTTGGTgtcaccatcctcatcaaGAAAGAAAACGTCTACGACTTCAACGTCCGCGGCACCAAGGGCAGAGACCGCATGTTCCCCGTCGCCATGCGTAGGAGACGTGCCGACGAATTTGGCGAACTCATCCGACCCGAAGACTACCTCCGCGCTGAAGAACGCGAAGACGCCGAGAACCAAGAAGCCGGCCAAGTAAACACTAACAATCAAGAGCCCGAAGGCCTTGGCAAGAAGCGCAAGTGGGAAGACATCGGCACCGCCGGCAGAGGCAGAGGCGGCGCGGGGCCTAACAAACGTCCCCACCACCATGACCGCCGTCGCCTTTCCGCAGGCGAAGCCGACGCTGCTCCCTTTTCCGAGAACGGCCCAGCGGGCGATGACCTCTCCGATctcgaagacgaagaggacgagacCCTCAACGGCCCCGCCAAGCTGGTAGTCACCAAGGAAACTATTCCCGTCCGTCTGCGGATTGCCTTTGTTGACTTCAGCGGCCTTCACGACAAGCGCAGCTTGACCATGCTCATCCCGCTCATCCAGCCGCGCAAGCTGGTCCTCGTCGCCGGCGGCAAAGACGAGACCTTGGCCCTGGCCTCGGACGTCAAGAAGTTGCTCACCGCCCAATCCACCGGTACCGAGTCCGCCATCGAGGTGCTCACTCCCGCAGTGGGCACAACCGTCGACGCCTCGGTCGACACCAACGCCTGGGTCCTGAAACTAGCCGACCCGCTCGTCAAGGGCCTCAAATGGCAGAACGTGCGCGGTCTGGGAATCGTCACTGTCACCGGTCTGCTACTCCCCGGAGGCGAATTCCAGCCGATCGAGgtgggcgatggcgatggcgatgcaGCAAAGCGCCAGAAACTCGAAGACTCTTCGGAAACTCCAACAACTTCC
- a CDS encoding Sec23/Sec24 family protein, with protein sequence MADYTMYHALGQGETLDPNDPNRTTQPAPPQFQPPVAPNPYHPGAEYNAPGQQQQQQQQYGQQYGQQYGQQYGQQQYGQEYGHQQQQQQQQQYGAPSPYGAPPAHSPVSPMDDVGLAAQMGGMSLGAGAGAADHHGRKKKKDRHAFHTVEAPAGSSQPFNGMPPAGIPATQFLNADPSLAGRIPGPGHGQFPMPASPAFGPVPTSAADFAARDATQGVGSGVFAAGGPQGGKPSPDDTPSVPLSRDAVQPYFHTNVYPTFERLVPPPAVTSFVALDQGNSSPKFARLTMTNLPASAEGLKSTGLPLGLLLQPLAETQPGELPIPVLDFGEQGPPRCHRCRAYMNPFMMFKAGGNKFVCNLCTYANDTPPEYFCALSPQGVRVDRDQRPELTRGTVEFVVPKEYWTKEPVGMRYLFVIDVTQESYNKGFLESFCEGILSALYGGSEEGEDQDETGEPKRKIPAGAKVGFVTFDQEIHFYNVSPALEQAQMIVMPDIEDPFLPLSDGLFVDPYESKAVISSLLTRLPQMFSNIKNPEPALLSALNSAVAALEKTGGKVFCSLAALPTWGPGRLFMRDDGKHPGGEPDKKLFTTEHPGWRKLAEKMVSLGVGADFFMASPSGGYLDIATIGHVSSTTGGETFFYPNFVVQRDSTKLSLEIHHAVRRETGYAALMKVRCSNGLQVNAYHGNFIQHTFGADLEIGVIDADKALAVTFGYDGKLDSKLDAHFQAALLYTTASGQRRVRCINVIAGVSDLARDCMKYIDQDAIVSILAKEASTKLSTTSANLKEVRSSLTEKTIDILALYRKNHLAVPHPPQQLVMPERLKEFTMYVLGMLKCRAFKGGNETTDRRVHDMRLIRSMGARELSLYLYPRIIPLHSLQPEDGYPDATTGHLRMPSTMRASFARVEPGGVYLVDNGQVCLLWMHAQTAPALIQDLFGEDKTTLQSLDPYTSTIPVLETHLNAQTRNIIEYMRTVRGSKGLTIQLARQGIDGAEFEFARMLVEDRNNEAQSYVDWLVHVHKGVQLELAGQRKREDGESHSALGSFTGLRPAYW encoded by the exons ATGGCCGACTACACCATGTACCACGCCCTTGGTCAGGGGGAGACCCTCGACCCCAACGATCCCAACCGCACCACACAACCGGCGCCTCCCCAGTTCCAACCGCCAGTTGCCCCGAACCCATATCACCCTGGCGCCGAGTACAATGCTCCcggtcagcagcagcagcagcagcagcagtatggTCAGCAGTATGGTCAGCAGTACGGCCAGCAGTACGGCCAGCAGCAGTATGGTCAGGAATAcggccatcaacaacaacaacaacaacaacaacaatacgGTGCCCCCTCTCCCTACGGCGCCCCTCCCGCGCATTCTCCCGTGTCGCCAATGGATGATGTAGGCTTGGCTGCGCAAATGGGTGGCATGTCTTTGGGTGCTGGAGCTGGTGCCGCCGATCACCacggaagaaagaaaaagaaggaccGTCATGCTTTCCACACAGTCGAGGCCCCCGCCGGCTCGTCCCAGCCCTTCAACGGCATGCCCCCCGCCGGGATACCTGCAACCCAGTTCCTCAACGCCGACCCCTCCCTCGCCGGCAGGATACCAGGTCCGGGCCATGGCCAGTTCCCCATGCCCGCCAGCCCAGCTTTCGGCCCCGTCCCAACCTCTGCCGCCGACTTCGCCGCAAGGGACGCTACCCAGGGTGTTGGCTCCGGTGTCTTTGCTGCCGGCGGTCCTCAGGGCGGCAAGCCTTCGCCAGACGATACCCCCAGCGTGCCCCTTTCTCGCGACGCCGTCCAGCCTTACTTCCACACCAACGTATACCCAACCTTTGAGCGCCTCGTCCCACCCCCGGCTGTCACGTCCTTCGTTGCCCTCGACCAGGGCAACTCGTCGCCCAAGTTTGCCCGTCTCACCATGACCAACCTGCCGGCAAGCGCAGAGGGTCTCAAGAGCACCGGCTTGCCCCtgggtcttcttctccagccCCTGGCCGAGACCCAGCCTGGCGAGCTGCCCATCCCCGTCCTGGACTTTGGCGAACAGGGCCCGCCACGCTGCCACAGGTGCAGAGCTTACATGAACCCCTTCATGATGTTCAAGGCCGGCGGCAACAAGTTCGTCTGCAACCTTTGTACCTATGCTAATGATACCCCTCCCGAGTACTTTTGCGCTCTTAGCCCCCAGGGCGTCCGCGTTGATCGCGACCAGCGCCCCGAGCTGACCCGCGGAACCGTCGAATTTGTTGTTCCCAAGGAGTACTGGACCAAGGAACCCGTCGGCATGCGCTACCTCTTCGTTATTGATGTTACCCAAGAGTCTTACAACAAGGGCTTCCTCGAGTCTTTCTGCGAAGGCATCTTGAGTGCTCTGTACGGTGGCTCGGAGGAAGGCGAGGACCAGGACGAGACCGGAGAGCCAAAGAGGAAGATTCCCGCTGGTGCCAAGGTTGGCTTCGTCACCTTCGACCAGGAGATTCACTTCTACAATGTCAGCCCCGCGCTCGAGCAGGCTCAGATGATTGTGATGCCCGACATCGAGGACCCCTTCCTGCCCCTGAGCGATGGTCTCTTTGTGGACCCCTACGAGTCCAAGGCTGTCATTAGTTCGCTCTTGACGCGCTTGCCCCAGATGTTCTCCAACATCAAGAACCCTGAGCCAGCCCTGCTGTCCGCACTGAACTCGGCTGTTGCTGCGCTTGAGAAGACGGGCGGCAAGGTCTTTTGCTCCCTTGCGGCTTTGCCCACTTGGGGTCCTGGCCGTCTCTTTATGAGGGACGACGGCAAGCACCCAGGTGGAGAGCCTGACAAGAAGCTCTTCACTACCGAGCACCCTGGCTGGAGGAAGTTGGCCGAAAAGATGGTTTCTTTGGGTGTTGGTGCCGATTTCTTCATGGCTTCGCCATCTGGCGGCTACTTGGATATTGCTACGATTGGCCATGTCTCTTCGACAACCGGTGGCGAGACCTTCTTCTACCCCAACTTTGTCGTCCAGCGAGATAGCACCAAGCTCTCCTTGGAGATCCACCACGCAGTCAGGCGCGAGACGGGCTACGCGGCCCTTATGAAGGTCCGCTGCTCCAACGGCCTCCAAGTGAACGCCTACCACGGCAACTTCATCCAGCACACCTTTGGCGCCGACCTCGAAATTGGCGTCATCGACGCTGACAAGGCTCTGGCCGTCACCTTTGGCTACGACGGCAAGCTCGACTCCAAGCTGGACGCACACTTCCAAGCCGCCTTGCTCTACACCACCGCTTCGGGCCAGCGTCGCGTGCGCTGCATCAACGTCATCGCCGGCGTCTCTGACCTAGCGCGCGACTGCATGAAGTATATCGACCAGGACGCCATCGTCTCGATCCTGGCCAAGGAAGCCAGCACAAAGctctccaccaccagcgCCAACCTCAAGGAAGTCCGCTCCTCTCTCACGGAAAAGACCATCGACATCCTTGCCCTCTACCGCAAGAACCACCTCGCCGTGCCTCACCCGCCCCAACAGCTCGTCATGCCCGAGCGTCTCAAGGAGTTCACCATGTACGTGTTGGGCATGCTGAAATGCCGCGCCTTCAAGGGCGGCAACGAGACCACAGACCGTCGGGTGCACGACATGCGTCTCATCCGGTCCATGGGCGCCCGCGAGCTCTCCCTCTATCTCTACCCGCGCATCATCCCGCTGCACAGCCTCCAGCCCGAAGACGGCTACCCCGACGCCACCACGGGCCACCTGCGCATGCCCTCGACTATGCGCGCCTCGTTCGCCCGCGTCGAGCCCGGCGGCGTCTACCTCGTCGACAACGGCCAAGTCTGTCTCCTCTGGATGCACGCGCAGACCGCGCCCGCCCTCATTCAGGATCTGTTTGGCGAGGACAAGACGACGCTCCAGTCGCTGGATCCGTACACGTCGACGATCCCTGTCCTGGAGACGCACTTGAATGCGCAGACGAGGAATATCATTGAGTATATGCGGACGGTGAGGGGCAGCAAGGGGTTGACGATCCAGTTGGCTAGACAGGGCATTGACGGAGCCGAGTTTGAGTTTGCGCGCATGTTGGTGGAGGATCGGAATAACGAGGCGCAGAGCTATGTGGATTGGTTGGTGCATGTCCACAAGGGGGTGCAGTTGGAG CTCGCGGGTCAACGTAAGAGGGAAGATGGCGAAAGTCACTCGGCGCTGGGAAGCTTTACGGGGTTGAGGCCTGCGTATTGGTAA